The following are encoded in a window of Microbacterium sp. LWO13-1.2 genomic DNA:
- a CDS encoding YbdK family carboxylate-amine ligase, translating to MPTARFGVEEEFLLLDEESLVPLALGDGSRERITGSSTLGSVTPEYLTCQLECATDPVSTRADAEAQLRHLRGLLGAHAAGQSVIAAASGTPFASTHTLAVSPSPHYDDVSAHLAHITREHAVNGLHVHVEVTDDEERIRALNRVRGWLPVLLALTGNSPFVDGVHSGFASWRSILIRRLPSSWCPPRFRDLADYRAHIAQLVDLQAVPDPASLAWAVRLSDRFPTVEVRVFDAQLLPEDTVFAAALSRAIVLTDDRVSIGEIDGIDASLWMAARSGMDARVVDPTTGAVADAWQVAGRMLDATRPVLAELGDEEFVAEHLERIRRHGTGAQRQLQAFARAGIDGLRDLYREGTPALSP from the coding sequence ATGCCGACAGCCCGCTTCGGGGTAGAGGAGGAATTCCTCCTCCTCGACGAGGAATCGCTCGTACCGCTCGCGCTCGGCGACGGATCCAGGGAGCGCATCACCGGAAGCAGCACGCTCGGTTCCGTGACGCCGGAGTATCTGACCTGCCAGCTGGAGTGCGCCACAGATCCGGTCTCGACGAGGGCGGATGCCGAAGCCCAGCTGCGTCATCTCCGCGGCCTGCTCGGTGCGCATGCAGCGGGGCAGTCGGTGATCGCAGCGGCATCCGGAACTCCGTTCGCTTCGACCCACACGCTTGCTGTCTCCCCCTCCCCGCACTACGACGATGTGTCCGCGCACCTCGCGCACATCACCCGCGAGCACGCGGTGAACGGCCTCCACGTGCACGTCGAGGTCACCGACGACGAAGAGCGGATCCGCGCACTCAATCGGGTGCGCGGTTGGTTGCCCGTGCTCCTCGCCCTCACCGGGAACAGCCCGTTCGTGGACGGCGTGCATTCCGGCTTCGCCAGCTGGCGCAGCATCCTGATCCGGCGTCTGCCCTCCTCGTGGTGTCCTCCGCGATTCCGGGACCTCGCCGACTACCGAGCGCACATCGCGCAACTGGTCGATCTGCAGGCGGTGCCGGATCCGGCATCCCTCGCCTGGGCCGTGCGCCTGTCCGACCGTTTTCCGACGGTCGAGGTACGCGTGTTCGACGCCCAGCTCCTGCCCGAGGACACCGTTTTCGCGGCGGCGCTCAGCCGTGCGATCGTCCTGACCGACGACCGGGTGTCGATCGGTGAGATCGACGGCATCGACGCCTCGCTCTGGATGGCCGCGCGCAGCGGGATGGACGCGCGCGTCGTCGATCCCACAACGGGAGCGGTCGCCGACGCCTGGCAGGTGGCGGGACGGATGCTGGACGCGACCCGCCCCGTGCTCGCGGAGCTCGGCGACGAGGAGTTCGTGGCGGAGCACCTCGAACGGATCCGCCGCCACGGGACCGGCGCGCAGCGGCAGTTGCAGGCGTTCGCGCGTGCCGGCATCGACGGTCTGCGCGACCTGTACCGGGAGGGCACCCCCGCACTCTCCCCGTGA
- a CDS encoding GntR family transcriptional regulator, with protein MVRADAGEIDAVGELRAMVLSGEFSAGARLPTEVELATRQGASRGAVRGALAALARQGLIESRRGSGWFVTSAQPHGFDRMISFAQWARGWGRTPGGRVFSRELRRATPREARLLGIGTAAQVLYVVRVRTLEGREVMIERSTWAPWVIGHIERMPDDAVSTTRLLADAGIVITHGDHRIEAVAASSEDARLLHVRRSSPMLQVRRETYAADGRPVECGEDRYLPHTISFKGQAAGAAERPDTR; from the coding sequence GTGGTGCGCGCGGATGCCGGTGAGATCGATGCGGTCGGCGAGCTGCGAGCGATGGTCCTCTCCGGCGAGTTCTCGGCGGGAGCGCGCCTGCCCACCGAAGTCGAGCTCGCCACGCGGCAGGGGGCATCGCGCGGCGCCGTTCGCGGTGCGCTCGCCGCGCTCGCTCGACAGGGCTTGATCGAATCGCGCCGCGGCTCGGGCTGGTTCGTGACCTCAGCGCAGCCGCACGGCTTCGACCGCATGATCTCGTTCGCGCAGTGGGCGCGGGGGTGGGGCAGGACACCCGGCGGCCGCGTCTTTTCGCGAGAGCTGCGGCGGGCCACGCCACGCGAGGCTCGATTGCTGGGGATCGGCACGGCCGCACAGGTGCTGTATGTCGTCAGGGTGCGCACTCTGGAGGGGCGCGAGGTCATGATCGAACGTTCGACCTGGGCTCCCTGGGTGATCGGACACATCGAGCGCATGCCCGACGACGCCGTCTCCACCACGCGGCTGCTCGCCGATGCCGGCATCGTCATCACCCACGGCGATCACCGCATCGAAGCCGTCGCCGCCTCGAGTGAAGACGCGCGGCTGCTCCATGTGCGTCGCTCGAGCCCGATGCTGCAGGTGCGCCGCGAGACCTACGCCGCAGACGGACGACCGGTTGAATGCGGTGAAGACCGATATCTGCCGCACACGATCTCGTTCAAGGGACAGGCTGCGGGCGCGGCGGAGCGGCCGGACACGCGCTGA
- a CDS encoding MFS transporter → MTSFAPLQRLVITIAVLASFVTFLDSTVVTVALPAISRELGGGITTQQWVVDAYLITLSALILLAGSVSDAYGRVMVMRVGLIAFGVASVAVAAAPDPLILIIARALQGAAGALLVPSSLALITATMRADVQARAIGVWTAFTTAAMLVGPLLGGLFVDYLSWRLVFLINVIPIGITLLLLARLHLPHQPRGARVDWWSGALCAIGLGAVVFALIEQPNLGWQSPAIWIPGIIGAALFALFLVRQQRSPAPLMPLSLFRVRNFGWGNLATLFVYAALALNGFVVGVYLQQGAGLSATAAGLASLPLTILMILLSSRAGAWAGRFGPRIFMTVGPLLMAVGALLLLAVGSDFDYWWQVLPAMIVMGLGLSLTVAPLTSAILGAIDEGRSGIASAVNNAVARVAGLLVVAVLSTIVGGTLDLDGFHSAAWVTAALMALGGVVSWIGIRRNPVEAEPDGAAPAAQEG, encoded by the coding sequence GTGACATCCTTCGCCCCGCTCCAGCGGCTCGTGATCACGATCGCCGTTCTCGCCTCTTTCGTGACGTTCCTCGACAGCACCGTCGTCACGGTCGCGCTCCCGGCGATCAGCCGCGAACTCGGCGGCGGCATCACCACCCAGCAGTGGGTCGTCGACGCGTACCTGATCACCCTCAGCGCTCTGATCCTGCTCGCCGGCTCCGTATCCGACGCCTATGGCCGCGTCATGGTGATGCGCGTGGGGCTCATCGCCTTCGGCGTGGCGTCCGTCGCCGTCGCTGCCGCACCCGACCCGCTCATCCTCATCATCGCCCGCGCTCTGCAGGGTGCAGCCGGAGCCCTGCTGGTGCCGAGTTCGCTGGCGCTGATCACGGCGACGATGCGCGCCGACGTGCAGGCGCGTGCCATCGGGGTGTGGACCGCGTTCACAACCGCTGCGATGCTCGTCGGTCCGCTCCTCGGCGGCCTGTTCGTCGATTACCTCTCCTGGCGGCTCGTCTTCCTGATCAATGTCATCCCGATCGGCATCACGCTGCTGCTCCTGGCGCGACTGCATCTGCCGCACCAACCACGCGGCGCCCGCGTCGACTGGTGGAGTGGCGCCCTGTGCGCCATCGGACTCGGCGCCGTCGTCTTCGCGCTCATCGAACAGCCGAACCTCGGCTGGCAGTCGCCGGCGATCTGGATCCCCGGCATCATCGGTGCGGCTCTGTTCGCGCTGTTCCTGGTGCGGCAGCAGCGTTCGCCGGCCCCGCTCATGCCCCTGTCGCTGTTCCGGGTGCGCAACTTCGGATGGGGAAACCTCGCGACACTTTTCGTCTACGCGGCGCTCGCGCTCAACGGCTTCGTCGTCGGGGTGTATCTGCAGCAGGGCGCAGGACTCAGCGCAACAGCGGCGGGTCTCGCCAGCCTGCCATTGACGATCCTGATGATCCTGCTCAGTTCACGAGCCGGCGCATGGGCCGGCCGCTTCGGTCCACGGATCTTCATGACCGTCGGCCCCCTGCTGATGGCGGTCGGCGCTCTGCTGCTGCTCGCCGTCGGTTCGGATTTCGACTACTGGTGGCAGGTGCTCCCGGCGATGATCGTGATGGGTCTCGGTCTTTCCCTCACCGTCGCTCCCCTCACGTCGGCGATCCTCGGCGCCATCGACGAGGGGCGCTCCGGCATCGCGTCGGCGGTGAACAACGCCGTGGCCAGGGTGGCCGGCCTCCTCGTCGTCGCCGTGCTGTCGACCATCGTGGGCGGCACGCTCGACCTCGATGGCTTCCACAGCGCAGCGTGGGTGACGGCGGCACTGATGGCGCTCGGCGGCGTCGTGTCCTGGATCGGCATCCGGCGGAACCCGGTGGAGGCTGAGCCTGACGGCGCCGCCCCCGCAGCACAGGAGGGGTGA
- a CDS encoding FBP domain-containing protein, producing MSPVTERDIRASFRNASRKEVSDLTLPPGFADVDFERLDYLGWSDPKFPRRAYVVAETSDGVVGIVLQRAEQRVVARAQCSWCDDVTLRNEVQLFTARKAGAAGRKGDSTGTLVCANFECSANVRRLPPLAYEGFDRETARDLRMLRLQEHVAGFIQAVTG from the coding sequence ATGTCTCCCGTGACCGAGCGCGACATCCGCGCCAGCTTCCGCAACGCCTCCCGCAAGGAGGTCTCCGATCTGACCCTGCCTCCCGGCTTCGCCGACGTCGACTTCGAGCGTCTGGATTACCTCGGGTGGTCCGATCCGAAGTTCCCTCGGCGCGCGTACGTGGTCGCCGAGACATCCGACGGGGTCGTCGGGATCGTCCTGCAGCGCGCGGAGCAGCGCGTCGTGGCGCGTGCCCAGTGCTCGTGGTGCGACGACGTCACGCTCCGCAACGAGGTGCAGCTCTTCACCGCGCGGAAGGCGGGTGCCGCTGGGCGCAAGGGCGACAGCACCGGCACGCTCGTCTGCGCGAACTTCGAGTGCTCAGCGAACGTGCGTCGGCTGCCGCCGCTCGCCTACGAGGGCTTCGACCGCGAGACCGCCCGTGATCTGCGGATGCTCCGACTGCAGGAGCACGTCGCCGGCTTCATCCAGGCTGTGACGGGCTGA
- a CDS encoding CsbD family protein yields the protein MGLDDKIKNAAEELSGKIKEGVGKVTDNEKLEAEGKLDQAKADAKQAGEHVKDAARHAGNSVRDGLKD from the coding sequence ATGGGACTCGACGACAAGATCAAGAACGCGGCCGAAGAGCTGAGCGGAAAGATCAAGGAGGGTGTCGGGAAGGTCACCGACAACGAGAAGCTGGAAGCCGAAGGAAAGCTCGATCAGGCCAAGGCAGACGCGAAGCAGGCCGGCGAACACGTCAAGGATGCCGCCCGACACGCGGGAAACAGCGTCCGCGACGGCCTCAAGGACTGA
- a CDS encoding LamG-like jellyroll fold domain-containing protein, with product MSQPSAPTSPAAARRSWRRAALIVATTTALAVSVVTPAYASSMPLAPAAASPSTVPTSTPAPTPNAEAPLSARTGDATPVPASASLGDVIAFSAPTGLGGELVVTVTSPDGVVAAVSPGDDGLYRFTPALAGDYEVAFSATDAAGEITQETQVVAVTGRAVEQPAPEASAPASAAIEEAPATGEPDIRFAAIGDIHNNWSELAEAYDFWKAENVDTALFVGDLTNNATASEYAGLKSTLDSKAGLGIKLVASLGNHDVAAISSYDLFTQATGGQKPNADYTINGYHFITVSPGAGTLDPTTGKPSSASSGNYAYAASWLQQRLAAATAEDPTKPVIVLVHHPLQCTHYVSNEWYGTGLSSGCGDTLQSVFDDFPQAVVWGGHIHTPQNIPTSVWQGQEDRSGDKAGKGFTTVNAPPLAYYEFESGVVNTSPTSRSNDTTPDDAGNNRQTAIVEITGSKVTIKNYDLLADEWIDQTWSWDVAASADTSKSYDERFPLNNTHRASLSQAPVWPAGSAVAVDGIAEDKAMVAFPQAVPAPNTVQDIVHKYRYTTVDVASGQTVNTFLQWSGFYNLPMPANRNHEVWNLRPSRDYEVRVTPINAWGKEGAPLTARFTTSGSTGPMDPPFDPASLTFDDLREQMPKADLLDVSFADGKAADASPKAWTLTAGSAAKVADDADLGAQVAVGAQGTASAIRTAAWSDADYARLQDGFTLDVTFKVDSIDKPVGGYVDIFGGMQGGGIGLEAVRTSSAENFDLEFWYSNPRPTVQLEYGTWYHVTGWYDGTDARLYVDGLEVASADSVTFPVKPTSAEARYMTIGGDANTSGSLDDATFNGRIASAEIYSTALSDKNVYRVANRELKLLDETPPQVQVVPAPGANAVVGHAYIAPAPQAVDNSGVVKVAVEVTDPSGGVIDVTRTSGGRFTFTPTAPGAHTVTYVITDAAARQTQKTFTVTAVNGSAELAELLEPLPVADLLDLDYVGGKPVDRSPGAHAVTAGTAAVAVDAALGSEAATFTASSAEGARIPWSDSDYAKTEDGFAIESVFQVPAITAERDMISNTQSSGQGLEMLPGTQPGKVTPELWVRVGGKYVVARAENAVTAGKWTHIVATYDAQSGDLRVYVDGREAGSAVAAGGGKVQNPSGAARSFVIGGDISSSGAVEYPFEGVIATANIYGDVPSVSDITRLAAAALKSNDVTAPLLEVVPEPASTATPGAEYTVPAGVAGDDSGSATVAITVSGPIGTDVPLEPGVIVPPTAGEYTLTYTAADAAGNTTTADYVVTVELPAPVATVAPSITGTAEVGGILFVNPGEWDADGLTFTYQWSADGEELSGETGSQLKVGPALNGAEVAVTVTASGADLAPGVAESAPVQVRALPVWKSGQVYGAGDTVLHSGRVFVAQWWTKGNVPGAADRNGAWAERGVEVSTSRGVVRAWTASWIYTGGETVAHKGHLYRASWWTRGQEPGAAKPKHSAWVDLGAY from the coding sequence GTGTCGCAGCCCTCTGCCCCCACCTCTCCCGCCGCCGCCCGCCGTTCCTGGCGTCGCGCGGCACTGATCGTCGCCACGACGACGGCGCTCGCCGTCAGTGTCGTCACTCCCGCCTACGCCTCGTCGATGCCGCTCGCTCCGGCTGCCGCGTCGCCCTCCACGGTGCCGACGAGCACGCCGGCACCGACACCGAACGCCGAAGCGCCACTCAGCGCCCGGACCGGAGACGCGACGCCAGTGCCGGCGAGCGCCTCGCTCGGCGACGTGATCGCGTTCTCCGCGCCCACCGGACTCGGGGGTGAACTCGTCGTCACGGTGACCAGCCCCGACGGCGTGGTCGCCGCGGTGAGCCCGGGCGACGACGGCCTCTACCGGTTCACGCCGGCTCTCGCGGGCGACTACGAGGTCGCCTTCTCGGCGACGGATGCCGCCGGCGAGATCACTCAGGAGACGCAGGTCGTCGCGGTCACCGGGAGAGCAGTCGAACAGCCGGCGCCCGAGGCATCCGCACCGGCATCCGCAGCGATTGAGGAGGCTCCCGCTACGGGCGAACCCGACATCCGCTTCGCAGCGATCGGCGACATCCACAACAACTGGAGCGAGCTCGCCGAGGCGTACGACTTCTGGAAGGCCGAGAACGTCGACACCGCGCTGTTCGTGGGTGACCTGACGAACAACGCCACCGCGAGCGAGTACGCCGGATTGAAGTCCACCCTCGATTCCAAGGCCGGCCTCGGCATCAAGCTCGTCGCCTCGCTGGGAAACCACGATGTCGCCGCCATCTCCTCGTACGACCTGTTCACGCAGGCCACCGGAGGGCAGAAGCCGAACGCGGACTACACGATCAACGGCTACCACTTCATCACCGTGTCGCCGGGCGCCGGGACCCTCGACCCGACGACGGGCAAGCCCTCGTCGGCGAGCTCCGGAAACTACGCCTACGCCGCGTCCTGGCTGCAGCAGCGACTCGCGGCCGCCACGGCCGAAGATCCCACGAAGCCCGTCATCGTGCTGGTGCACCACCCGCTGCAGTGCACGCACTACGTCTCGAACGAGTGGTACGGCACGGGGCTGTCGAGCGGATGCGGCGACACGCTGCAGTCGGTGTTCGACGACTTCCCCCAGGCAGTCGTCTGGGGCGGCCACATCCACACGCCGCAGAACATCCCGACCTCGGTCTGGCAGGGGCAGGAGGATCGCAGCGGCGACAAGGCGGGCAAGGGCTTCACGACGGTGAATGCCCCGCCGCTGGCCTACTACGAGTTCGAGTCCGGTGTCGTGAACACCAGCCCGACCAGCCGCTCCAATGACACGACGCCGGATGACGCCGGCAACAACCGTCAGACGGCCATCGTCGAGATCACCGGTTCGAAGGTCACGATCAAGAACTACGATCTGCTCGCCGACGAGTGGATCGATCAGACCTGGTCGTGGGATGTCGCTGCGTCCGCCGACACCAGCAAGAGCTACGACGAGCGCTTCCCGCTCAATAACACCCACCGTGCGAGCCTGAGCCAGGCGCCCGTGTGGCCAGCAGGCTCCGCGGTGGCCGTCGACGGGATCGCGGAGGACAAGGCCATGGTCGCCTTCCCGCAGGCGGTACCGGCACCCAACACCGTGCAGGACATCGTGCACAAGTACCGCTACACCACCGTCGACGTGGCCTCGGGTCAGACCGTCAACACCTTCCTGCAGTGGTCGGGCTTCTACAACCTGCCGATGCCCGCGAACCGCAATCACGAGGTGTGGAACCTGCGCCCGTCGCGCGACTACGAGGTCAGAGTCACCCCGATCAACGCCTGGGGCAAGGAGGGCGCGCCCCTCACAGCGCGGTTCACGACCAGCGGTTCGACAGGACCGATGGACCCGCCCTTCGACCCGGCATCCCTCACTTTCGACGATCTGCGCGAGCAGATGCCGAAGGCCGACCTGCTCGACGTCTCCTTCGCCGACGGCAAGGCAGCGGATGCCTCGCCCAAGGCGTGGACGTTGACGGCAGGCAGCGCGGCGAAGGTCGCCGACGATGCCGACCTGGGAGCTCAGGTCGCCGTCGGCGCGCAGGGCACGGCATCCGCCATCCGTACAGCGGCGTGGAGCGATGCGGACTATGCGCGACTCCAGGACGGTTTCACACTCGACGTCACCTTCAAGGTCGACTCGATCGACAAGCCCGTCGGCGGCTATGTCGACATCTTCGGCGGCATGCAGGGCGGCGGTATCGGTCTTGAAGCGGTGCGCACATCTTCGGCGGAGAACTTCGACCTGGAGTTCTGGTACTCGAACCCCCGCCCGACCGTGCAACTGGAGTACGGCACCTGGTACCACGTCACCGGATGGTACGACGGCACGGACGCGCGTCTGTACGTCGACGGTCTGGAGGTGGCTTCGGCGGACAGCGTCACGTTCCCGGTCAAGCCGACCAGCGCCGAAGCCCGCTACATGACGATCGGCGGAGACGCGAACACGAGCGGTTCGCTCGATGACGCCACCTTCAACGGCCGCATCGCGAGTGCGGAGATCTACAGCACCGCGCTCTCGGACAAGAACGTGTACCGGGTGGCCAACCGCGAGCTGAAGCTGCTCGACGAGACCCCGCCCCAGGTGCAGGTCGTCCCCGCACCCGGTGCGAATGCGGTGGTGGGCCACGCCTACATCGCCCCGGCTCCGCAGGCGGTGGACAACTCGGGCGTCGTCAAGGTCGCCGTCGAGGTGACCGATCCGTCGGGCGGCGTCATCGACGTCACCCGCACGAGCGGCGGCCGTTTCACCTTCACCCCGACCGCGCCGGGCGCGCACACGGTCACCTATGTGATCACCGACGCGGCCGCGCGCCAGACGCAGAAGACGTTCACGGTGACCGCCGTGAACGGGTCGGCGGAATTGGCCGAGCTGCTCGAGCCGCTTCCGGTCGCGGACCTGCTCGATCTCGACTACGTCGGCGGCAAGCCCGTCGATCGGTCGCCTGGTGCGCATGCCGTCACCGCGGGCACAGCGGCGGTGGCGGTGGATGCCGCACTCGGCAGCGAGGCGGCGACGTTCACGGCCAGCTCCGCCGAGGGCGCGCGCATCCCCTGGTCCGACTCCGACTATGCGAAGACGGAGGACGGCTTCGCCATCGAGTCGGTCTTCCAAGTGCCGGCGATCACCGCCGAGCGCGACATGATCTCGAACACCCAGAGCTCGGGGCAGGGGCTGGAGATGCTGCCAGGCACCCAGCCCGGCAAGGTGACGCCCGAACTGTGGGTACGCGTCGGCGGCAAGTACGTCGTCGCACGGGCCGAGAACGCGGTCACGGCGGGGAAGTGGACGCACATCGTGGCGACGTACGACGCCCAGAGCGGCGATCTGCGCGTCTACGTCGACGGGCGCGAGGCCGGTTCGGCCGTCGCAGCCGGAGGCGGCAAGGTGCAGAACCCGTCGGGAGCCGCACGCTCCTTCGTGATCGGCGGCGACATCTCCTCGTCTGGTGCCGTCGAGTACCCGTTCGAGGGTGTCATCGCGACGGCGAACATCTACGGCGATGTGCCATCGGTGAGCGACATCACGCGGCTCGCTGCGGCCGCATTGAAGAGCAACGACGTGACGGCGCCGCTGCTGGAGGTCGTCCCCGAACCCGCTTCGACCGCGACCCCTGGCGCCGAGTACACCGTGCCGGCCGGCGTCGCCGGAGACGACTCGGGTTCGGCGACCGTCGCGATCACGGTGTCCGGACCGATCGGAACGGACGTGCCGCTCGAACCGGGCGTCATCGTGCCGCCGACTGCGGGCGAGTACACGCTGACGTACACGGCTGCCGATGCCGCCGGCAACACCACCACCGCCGACTACGTCGTCACCGTGGAGCTGCCGGCGCCGGTCGCCACCGTGGCGCCGAGCATCACCGGAACAGCCGAGGTCGGCGGCATCCTCTTCGTGAACCCTGGCGAGTGGGATGCGGACGGGCTGACCTTCACGTACCAGTGGAGTGCGGACGGCGAGGAGCTCTCCGGGGAGACCGGTTCCCAGCTGAAGGTCGGGCCGGCGCTCAACGGCGCCGAGGTCGCGGTGACCGTCACAGCGAGCGGTGCGGATCTCGCTCCCGGCGTGGCCGAATCGGCGCCCGTGCAGGTCAGGGCGCTCCCGGTCTGGAAGTCAGGGCAGGTCTACGGGGCCGGCGACACGGTGCTGCACTCGGGTCGCGTGTTCGTGGCGCAGTGGTGGACGAAGGGCAACGTGCCGGGTGCCGCTGACCGCAACGGTGCCTGGGCCGAACGCGGCGTCGAGGTGAGTACGTCGCGCGGCGTCGTGCGCGCCTGGACCGCGTCCTGGATCTACACGGGCGGAGAGACCGTGGCGCACAAGGGGCACCTCTATCGCGCATCGTGGTGGACCCGCGGCCAGGAGCCCGGTGCCGCGAAGCCCAAGCACTCGGCATGGGTGGACCTCGGTGCGTACTGA
- a CDS encoding HupE/UreJ family protein — protein sequence MRTESRRVRSTRTLRVLLCALAAACFLLPAAPAAAHSYAATVFAEVTEPEPGLVRTVLEVEYVLLATDGAREMGDSAFEAEAYADVQASGRDASKLTTAVLEEHSDTVLGYILPRYSVTVEAAAADAGTAAEPCQNALAEPYAITLRDGVPYARIVVDSDCRSEVGAAPAVYRIGTELFPGTAPGGKTTTIVSYDLRSGSGVTNLDTDTDPTMTTTQDWGSQMGDFLILGAEHLLLGPDHLLFLLALIAGSRRLRDIVVVATAFTVAHSLTFVLAALGVVSIPAAIVEPIIALSIAVVALWSVWVHRRGRIDAGVPVDSSRADSDGRQTAASVAGAPRTAGGLAVRERVATAAPHGRQDARRGFSRSDLVRVAVVFAFGLIHGVGFAGALGIDEPFSWGLLGALLVFNVGIELAQLLIIAVAFPLLLWVRRRLPRVPLWIEIAVAAVGLFWFVERLLSLG from the coding sequence GTGCGTACTGAATCACGACGCGTCAGGAGCACGCGCACCCTGCGCGTGCTCCTGTGCGCCCTCGCCGCCGCCTGCTTCCTCCTCCCTGCCGCACCCGCTGCCGCGCACAGCTATGCCGCGACGGTGTTCGCCGAGGTGACCGAACCCGAGCCGGGCCTCGTGCGCACGGTTCTCGAGGTCGAGTACGTGCTGCTTGCGACCGACGGTGCCAGAGAGATGGGCGACAGTGCGTTCGAGGCGGAGGCCTACGCCGACGTGCAGGCATCAGGGCGTGACGCGTCGAAGCTCACGACCGCGGTGCTGGAAGAGCACTCCGACACGGTGCTCGGCTACATCCTGCCGCGCTACTCCGTCACGGTGGAGGCAGCGGCGGCGGATGCCGGAACCGCGGCGGAGCCTTGCCAGAATGCGCTCGCCGAGCCGTACGCGATCACACTGCGTGACGGTGTTCCGTACGCGCGGATCGTCGTGGATTCCGACTGCCGCTCGGAGGTCGGCGCGGCCCCGGCGGTGTATCGGATCGGCACGGAGCTGTTCCCGGGGACCGCACCAGGGGGCAAGACGACGACGATCGTCAGCTACGACCTGCGCTCAGGCTCCGGCGTCACGAACCTCGACACCGACACGGACCCGACGATGACCACGACGCAGGACTGGGGATCCCAGATGGGGGATTTCCTGATCCTGGGTGCCGAGCATCTGCTGCTCGGCCCGGATCACCTCCTGTTCCTGCTCGCGCTCATCGCCGGATCGCGTCGCCTGCGCGACATCGTCGTGGTCGCAACGGCGTTCACGGTCGCCCACTCGCTGACGTTCGTGCTGGCCGCGCTCGGCGTCGTGAGCATCCCGGCGGCCATCGTGGAGCCGATCATCGCGCTCTCGATCGCCGTCGTGGCGCTCTGGAGCGTCTGGGTGCACCGGCGCGGTCGGATCGACGCAGGAGTGCCGGTCGACTCCTCGCGCGCGGATTCCGACGGGCGGCAGACCGCCGCATCCGTTGCCGGCGCGCCCAGGACCGCGGGTGGTCTGGCTGTGCGCGAACGCGTCGCCACTGCAGCACCGCACGGTCGGCAGGATGCTCGCCGCGGATTCAGCCGGTCGGACCTCGTGCGGGTCGCGGTCGTCTTCGCGTTCGGACTGATCCACGGGGTCGGCTTCGCGGGCGCGCTCGGCATCGACGAACCGTTCTCGTGGGGCCTGCTCGGCGCGCTCCTCGTGTTCAACGTGGGCATCGAGCTGGCGCAGCTGCTCATCATTGCGGTCGCCTTCCCGCTCCTGCTCTGGGTCCGGCGTAGGCTCCCGCGGGTGCCGCTGTGGATCGAGATCGCCGTGGCCGCCGTCGGACTCTTCTGGTTCGTCGAACGGCTCCTCAGCCTGGGATGA